In the Mauremys mutica isolate MM-2020 ecotype Southern chromosome 13, ASM2049712v1, whole genome shotgun sequence genome, one interval contains:
- the LOC123348859 gene encoding olfactory receptor 14C36-like, producing MSNQTTLTEFLLLGFSDVRELQILHFVMFLLIYLVGLMGNLLIITAIVLDHHLHTLMYFFLVNLSILDLGSISVTIPKSMANSLMNTSLISYPGCVTQVFLFFLFTAADLALLTIMAYDRYVAICQPLHYESIMNRRACVQMAASAWITGIVYSALHTGNTFRLPFCQSNVINQFFCEIPQLLKLTCSDSYLSEIGAIDFSMFLGSNCFVFIIVSYVQIFKAVLRIPSEQGRGKAFSTCLPHLTVVSLLLCTGSFEYMKPTSSSASIMDLMMGVLYSVVPPIMNPIIYSIRNKEIKAGLKKLIVWRLISKN from the coding sequence atgtccaaccaaaccaccctgaccgagttccttctcctgggattctctgatgttcgggagctgcagattttgcactttgtgaTGTTCCTACTGATTTACCTGGTAGGATtgatggggaatcttctcatcatcacagccaTAGTCCTCGACCACCATCTTCACACCCTcatgtatttcttcctggtgAATCTGTCCATCCTAGACCTCGGCTCCATCTCCGTTActatccccaaatccatggccaattcCCTCATGAATACCAGTTTGATTTCTTATCCTGGATGTGTCACCCAAgtctttctctttttcctcttcacTGCAGCTGATCTTGCCTtactcaccatcatggcatacgaccgatatgtcgccatctgccaaccactgcactacgAGAGCataatgaacaggagagcttgtgtccaaatggcagctaGTGCCTGGATTACTGGTATTGTCTACTCTGCCCTGCACACTGGGAACACCTTCAGGTTACCCTTCTGTCAGTCCAATGTCATcaaccagttcttctgtgaaatcccccagctacTCAAGCTCACCTGCTCTGACTCGTACCTCAGTGAAATTGGGGCTATTGACTTTAGTATGTTTTTAGGTtcaaactgctttgtttttataattgtgtcttatgttcagatcttcaaagcagtgctgagaatcccttctgagcagggccgaggtaaagccttctccacctgcctccctcacctcactgtggtctcttTGTTACTTTGCACTGGCTCCTTTGAGTAcatgaaacccacctccagctcagcatCAATTATGGATCTCATGATGGGTGTTCTATATTCCGTGGTGCCTCCAATAATGAATCCAATCATCTACAGCATcaggaacaaggagatcaaagctgGATTAAAGAAACTGATTGTGTGGAGGTTAATTTCCAAGAATTAA
- the LOC123348857 gene encoding olfactory receptor 14A16-like has protein sequence MSNRTTLTELLLLGFSDVRELQILHFVMFVVFYLAGLMGNLLIIAAVALNHHLHTPMYFFLVNLSILDLGSISVTIPKSMANSLMNTRLISYPGCVTQVFLFVLFTAADLALLTIMAYDRYVAICQPLHYESIMNRRACVQLAASAWITGIVYSALHTGNTFRLPFCQSNVINQFFCEIPQLLKLACSDSYLSEVGLLALSVFLCLNCFVFIIVSYVQIFKTVLRIPSEQGRHKAFSTCLPHLTVVSLFLCTSFFAYLKPISSSASGLDLMMSILYSLVPPVMNPIIYSMRNKETKAALKKLFVWRLFTKN, from the coding sequence atgtccaaccgaacTACCCTGACCGAGTtacttctcctgggattctctgatgttcgggagctgcagattttgcactttgtgaTGTTTGTAGTGTTTTACCTGGCAGGCCtgatggggaatcttctcatcatcgCAGCCGTAGCCCTCAACCAccatcttcacacccccatgtacttcttcctggtgaATCTGTCGATCCTAGACCTTGGCTCCATCTCCgtcaccatccccaaatccatggccaattcCCTCATGAATACCAGGTTGATTTCTTACCCTGGATGTGTCACCCAAGTCTTTCTCTTTGTCCTCTTCACTGCAGCTGATCTTGCCTtactcaccatcatggcatatgaccgatatgtcgccatctgccaaccactgcactacgAGAGTataatgaacaggagagcttgtgtccaacTGGCAGCTAGTGCCTGGATTACTGGTATTGTCTACTCTGCCCTGCACACTGGGAACACCTTCAGGTTACCCTTCTGTCAGTCCAATGTCATcaatcagttcttctgtgaaatcccccagctgcTCAAGCTCGCCTGCTCTGACTCATACCTCAGTGAAGTTGGGCTTCTTGCCTTGAGTGTGTTTTTATGtttaaactgttttgtttttataattgtgtcttatgttcagatcttcaaaaccgtgctgagaatcccttctgagcagggccggcataaagccttctccacctgcctgcctCATCTCACAGTGGTCTCTTTGTTTCTTTGCACTAGCTTCTTTGCCTACTTGAAACCCATCTCCAGCTCAGCATCAGGTCTCGATCTCATGATGAGTATTCTCTATTCCCTGGTGCCTCCAGTGATGAATCCGATCAtttacagcatgaggaacaaggagaccAAAGCTGCACTAAAGAAACTGTTTGTATGGAGGTTATTCACCAAGAATTAA